One region of Gammaproteobacteria bacterium genomic DNA includes:
- a CDS encoding TIGR03667 family PPOX class F420-dependent oxidoreductase: protein MQMPKAAELRLQQELIVWLTTVTATGRPQTSPVWFLWEGDEFLIYSLADTARVRNLRANPHVALNFDGDGVGGAVVTFEGVARVVADAPPACAVAEYVEKYRDEMTRHGWTPEEFSRRYPVAIRITPQRVRSW, encoded by the coding sequence ATGCAAATGCCGAAAGCAGCGGAGCTCCGTCTCCAACAAGAACTGATCGTCTGGTTGACCACGGTCACGGCGACCGGGCGACCGCAGACGTCCCCGGTGTGGTTCTTGTGGGAGGGGGATGAGTTCCTCATCTACAGCCTCGCCGACACGGCACGGGTTCGGAACCTCCGGGCCAACCCGCATGTCGCTCTCAACTTCGATGGCGACGGTGTGGGCGGTGCAGTCGTGACCTTCGAGGGCGTCGCCCGCGTCGTTGCCGATGCCCCGCCGGCCTGCGCCGTAGCCGAGTATGTAGAGAAGTACCGCGACGAGATGACCCGTCACGGGTGGACGCCGGAGGAGTTCTCGCGTCGGTATCCGGTGGCGATCCGGATCACACCTCAGCGGGTTCGGTCCTGGTGA
- a CDS encoding MarR family transcriptional regulator: MMPLSDENSDTARLVEAFGSYYASSGLPRMAGRLIGWLMVCDPPGQSTSGLMEALGASKSSISTMSRLLEQVGLVNRYRKPGSREMYHRVAPGAWQRIIERRGGEITNLRRLAEHGIAVIGDDTDRENRLVEMRDAFLFWEREWPALMERWKKETT, encoded by the coding sequence ATGATGCCCCTAAGCGACGAGAACTCGGACACTGCCCGGCTCGTCGAGGCCTTCGGTTCCTACTACGCGTCCAGCGGCCTCCCCCGGATGGCGGGGCGTCTGATTGGATGGCTGATGGTGTGCGATCCACCCGGCCAGTCCACCAGCGGCCTCATGGAGGCACTCGGCGCCTCGAAGAGCTCCATCAGCACGATGAGCCGTCTCCTCGAGCAGGTGGGGCTTGTCAACCGATACCGAAAGCCGGGCTCTCGCGAGATGTACCACCGCGTCGCACCCGGAGCGTGGCAGAGGATCATCGAGCGTCGCGGAGGGGAGATCACCAACCTGCGGCGGCTGGCGGAACACGGCATTGCCGTAATTGGCGACGATACGGACCGAGAGAATCGCCTGGTGGAGATGCGTGATGCCTTTCTGTTCTGGGAACGGGAGTGGCCTGCGCTCATGGAGCGCTGGAAAAAGGAGACCACATGA
- a CDS encoding DUF4129 domain-containing protein, with amino-acid sequence MNKLEPTPRWVVVVLSLALLALLAVVAIGARRIPSPTGDSQLPLDSRLIGQIVTGVAWLLMAALMIWLVLPGGVRRKRRPPPKRRSWLASVLALIALLIVFMQLGELNPDLTEKQVSTITGLPEVRNTTVVSMEPRSALPAGSSTTLLIVMAAVVLAVVALSAIGRERNDESDKELVEEPAFPGVVDDLLAELEHSGDPRAVVIGAYARMEQALGKDGVARRSTEAPLEFLDRALRQLHVSACAAKRLTSLFAEARFSPHVIDESMSAEAIDALREIRDELRAKA; translated from the coding sequence GTGAACAAGCTGGAACCGACTCCCCGCTGGGTCGTCGTGGTACTCAGTCTGGCTCTGCTGGCGCTCCTTGCCGTCGTGGCGATCGGCGCACGGCGAATTCCCAGCCCGACCGGTGATTCGCAATTGCCGCTCGACTCGCGATTGATCGGACAGATCGTCACGGGTGTCGCATGGCTGCTGATGGCCGCGTTGATGATCTGGCTCGTGCTCCCGGGCGGAGTGCGGAGAAAACGAAGGCCGCCTCCGAAGCGGAGATCGTGGCTGGCGTCTGTCCTGGCACTGATAGCGCTGTTGATCGTATTCATGCAGCTGGGAGAGCTGAACCCGGATCTCACGGAGAAGCAGGTATCGACGATCACGGGCCTTCCTGAAGTGCGGAACACGACTGTGGTGTCGATGGAACCGCGCTCGGCGTTGCCCGCCGGCTCGTCCACAACACTTCTGATCGTGATGGCCGCAGTGGTGTTGGCAGTCGTGGCGCTTTCCGCAATCGGCCGGGAAAGGAACGACGAGTCCGACAAGGAGCTTGTTGAAGAGCCCGCGTTCCCCGGCGTCGTCGATGATCTTCTTGCCGAACTGGAACACTCCGGCGACCCGAGAGCCGTTGTGATCGGTGCATATGCCCGAATGGAGCAGGCGCTCGGAAAGGACGGTGTGGCGCGCCGCAGTACTGAAGCACCGCTGGAGTTCCTCGACCGGGCACTTCGCCAGCTGCATGTGAGCGCGTGCGCAGCCAAGCGCCTGACCAGTCTGTTTGCGGAAGCACGTTTC